AAGCATTTTGAACTCAGAATAGGGTTTGGGGAAAAGGGTAAGGGTTAAAGGTTTTTTATTCCCCTTTCCCCTTTACCCTTTCCCCTTTAACCGAACCGTATTGACTTATATTGTGGTTTCATTCTTTTTCAGTGCTAGCTTTTTGGGGCAAAAGATAAATACCCCCAGAGATTAAAGTCAAGCTTACAGAAATCCAAAAGGCAATCAGAGAGGGAGTTTGCCAGACTTCAGGTAGGGGTGCGATCAGAAGTGCGATCGCCACTATTTGACTAACAGTTTTGAGTTTACCCCAAATATTCGCCCCGGTAATTGTCGTTTGATTTACTCGCCAACCTGCGATCGCTAATTCCCGCGCTAAAATCAAAAACACTCCCCAAGCCGGCACTTTTCCTAGTTCAATAAAAACCAGCAACGGTGCAAGTACCAGAAATTTATCTACTAAGGGATCGAGAAATTTACCCAATTCACTAATTTGGTTG
This Nostoc sp. C052 DNA region includes the following protein-coding sequences:
- the pgsA gene encoding CDP-diacylglycerol--glycerol-3-phosphate 3-phosphatidyltransferase, with the translated sequence MTLPNWITFSRLLGVPFLLYGLYNPTPEARWICLAIFIVAALTDWLDGYLARKLNQISELGKFLDPLVDKFLVLAPLLVFIELGKVPAWGVFLILARELAIAGWRVNQTTITGANIWGKLKTVSQIVAIALLIAPLPEVWQTPSLIAFWISVSLTLISGGIYLLPQKASTEKE